In the Gorilla gorilla gorilla isolate KB3781 chromosome 10, NHGRI_mGorGor1-v2.1_pri, whole genome shotgun sequence genome, one interval contains:
- the LOC101138765 gene encoding large ribosomal subunit protein uL13-like: MAEVQVLVLDGRGHLLGRLAAIVAKQVLLGRKVVVVRCEGINISGNFYRNKLKYLAFLRKRMNTNSYRGSYHFRAPSRIFWRTVRGMLTRKTKRGQAALDRLEVFDGIPPPYDKKKQMVVPAALKVVRLKPTRKFAYLGRLAHEFGWKYQAGTATLEEKRKEKAKIHYGKKKQLMRLRKQAEKNVEKKIDKYTEVLKTHGLLI; encoded by the coding sequence ATGGCGGAGGTGCAGGTCCTGGTGCTTGATGGTCGAGGCCATCTCCTGGGCCGCCTGGCGGCCATCGTGGCTAAACAGGTACTGCTGGGCCGGAAGGTGGTGGTCGTACGCTGCGAAGGCATCAACATTTCtggcaatttctacagaaacaaGTTGAAGTACCTCGCTTTCCTCCGCAAGCGGATGAACACCAACTCTTACCGAGGCTCCTACCACTTCCGGGCCCCCAGCCGCATCTTCTGGCGGACCGTGCGAGGTATGCTGACCCGCAAGACCAAGCGAGGCCAGGCCGCTCTGGACCGCCTCGAGGTGTTTGACGGCATCCCACCGCCCTACGACAAGAAAAAGCAGATGGTGGTTCCTGCTGCCCTCAAGGTTGTGCGTCTGAAGCCTACAAGAAAGTTTGCCTATCTGGGGCGCCTGGCTCACGAGTTTGGCTGGAAGTACCAGGCAGGGACAGCCAccctggaggagaagaggaaagagaaagccaAGATCCACTACGGGAAGAAGAAACAGCTCATGAGGCTACGGAAACAGGCCGAGAAGAACGTGGAGaagaaaattgacaaatacaCAGAGGTCCTCAAGACCCACGGCCTCCTGATCTGA